The DNA window AGATGCTCGAAACAGGCATCAAGGTCATTGACCTCATCAGCCCCTTCGCCAGAGGCGGTAAGGTCGGCGCCTATGGCGGCGCGGGCGTCGGCAAGACTGTCGTCATCCAGGAGCTCATCCGTAACATCGCCACCCAGCACGGCGGCTACTCCGTCTTCGCAGGCGTCGGCGAGCGCTCCCGCGAGGGGAACGACCTCTGGCGCGAAATGAAGGAGTCCGGCGTCATCAGCAAGACCGCCCTCGTCTTCGGCCAGATGAATGAGCCTCCCGGCGTCCGTCTCCGCATCGCCCTCACCGGCCTCACCATGGCCGAATACTTCCGCGATAAAGAGGGCAAGGACGTCCTCCTCTTCGTGGACAACATCTACCGCTACATCCTCGCCGGCATGGAAGTCTCCGCCCTCCTTGGGCGCATGCCCTCAGCCGTCGGCTACCAGCCCACCCTCTCCACGGAGATGGGCGACCTGGAAGAGCGCATCACCTCCACCAAGAAGGGCTCCATCACCTCCTTCCAGGCCATCTACGTCCCAGCCGACGACTACACGGACCCCGGCGTGGCTACTACCTTCGGC is part of the Chloroflexota bacterium genome and encodes:
- a CDS encoding F0F1 ATP synthase subunit beta, whose product is MLETGIKVIDLISPFARGGKVGAYGGAGVGKTVVIQELIRNIATQHGGYSVFAGVGERSREGNDLWREMKESGVISKTALVFGQMNEPPGVRLRIALTGLTMAEYFRDKEGKDVLLFVDNIYRYILAGMEVSALLGRMPSAVGYQPTLSTEMGDLEERITSTKKGSITSFQAIYVPADDYTDPGVATTFGHLDAVIALERAIAEQGLYPAVDPLTSSSRILDPNIVGKDHYEAAQGVKKVLQRYKDLQDIIAILGMEELSEEDKITVARARKIQRFLSQPFFVAEAFTGRQGKYVPIAETVRGFKEILEGKYDDLPEQAFFMVGPIEEAVAEAEKMKAIK